In Leucoraja erinacea ecotype New England chromosome 11, Leri_hhj_1, whole genome shotgun sequence, the following are encoded in one genomic region:
- the LOC129701351 gene encoding protocadherin-10-like, whose translation MANSQQNNALEFRAMVLIFILHALHLGLGLIRYSIPEEMEYGYSVGNIAENLRITVRQLSARKCRLVSAEERQYLEVNVNTGVLFVSSRIDREQLCAQSPYCTIAFQIILETPLEMYRGEVEIVDINDNSPSFPENAILLQMAESIAPGSRFPLERALDPDVGTNAVTEYTISRNDQFGLNVNVREDGTKIAELVLEKSLDREQEASFQLALMAIDGGTPSRSGTIQINISVLDNNDNAPVFENEVYTANLEENAPVGTLVVKIKAIDLDQGTNAELKYSFVNLVPERVREPFSLDPESGEIKVQEQLDFEETNSYELDVQAEDNGTPAITGHSKILIRLIDVNDNAPEIKVTSLSGQVSEDAAPGTVVALMDITDRDSGENGEVHCHITLGVPFKIQSSLDNHYKMTTSRALDREITSLYNVHIIAWDSGSPPLSTNKTIQISVSDVNDNAPQFSQSSYTLYVMENNAPGASIFTPTAFDPDLDQNSYISYSFRGNIQDSLEPTYLRIDSMNGTIYALRSFDYEKLKTFQIQVQARDAGAPPLSSSASVNVIILDQNDNTPVIVSPSEQNGSPAVQIVPQSAGQGYLVTKIMATDADSGQNARLSFRILQAADPTLFSVGRSSGEIRTTRSILGHDDTSQTLVILVSDNGQPSLSSTATIRMSILGNVSEKISEDMDLHNDSGHSSDINLYLIVTFGSTSVLFLLTIVLLVVLKCKHDVEADGRTVCCCKPRNSKEAFPRCSAQRDQLNCSAAGQTLPFPESYHYSACQSRESPQSEFLFLKPYNPSASQWRC comes from the coding sequence ATGGCGAATTCGCAGCAAAACAACGCCTTGGAATTTAGGGCAATGGTTTTAATTTTCATTCTACATGCATTGCACCTGGGGCTTGGACTGATACGTTATTCAATCCCTGAAGAAATGGAATATGGCTACTCTGTTGGGAATATCGCTGAAAATTTGCGAATAACCGTTCGACAATTATCAGCTCGAAAATGTCGCCTGGTCTCCGCCGAAGAAAGGCAGTATTTGGAGGTAAATGTGAACACTGGCGTCTTGTTTGTCAGTAGTCGGATAGACAGAGAGCAGCTTTGTGCACAGAGTCCTTATTGTACAATTGCTTTCCAGATAATATTAGAAACCCCCCTCGAAATGTACCGGGGTGAGGTGGAGATTGTCGATATAAATGATAATTCGCCCTCTTTCCCAGAGAACGCCATTCTCTTGCAAATGGCCGAATCTATTGCACCGGGCTCTCGCTTCCCACTGGAGAGAGCGCTCGATCCAGACGTGGGGACAAATGCGGTCACTGAGTATACTATCAGTCGCAATGACCAATTCGGGTTGAACGTGAACGTCAGAGAGGATGGCACAAAAATTGCGGAGCTGGTGTTGGAGAAATCATTGGACCGCGAACAGGAGGCATCCTTTCAGCTTGCCCTGATGGCCATTGATGGAGGCACGCCTTCGAGATCCGGGACCATACAGATCAACATCAGCGTACTGGACAACAATGATAATGCGCCCGTATTCGAGAACGAAGTGTATACGGCAAACCTAGAAGAAAACGCACCTGTGGGTACTTTAGTGGTCAAGATTAAAGCTATCGATCTGGATCAAGGTACGAATGCTGAATTAAAATACTCCTTCGTTAATCTTGTTCCAGAGCGAGTACGTGAGCCGTTCAGCTTGGATCCTGAAAGTGGAGAGATCAAAGTTCAAGAACAGCTCGATTTTGAGGAGACGAACAGCTATGAACTTGATGTCCAAGCTGAGGATAATGGTACGCCTGCGATTACTGGACATTCCAAGATTTTGATCAGATTGATTGATGTAAATGACAATGCCCCGGAGATAAAGGTCACCTCCCTGTCTGGGCAAGTCTCCGAGGATGCTGCGCCCGGGACGGTGGTGGCTTTGATGGATATTACTGATCGagattctggagaaaacggaGAGGTTCACTGTCATATTACATTGGGCGTTCCCTTTAAAATTCAATCCTCTCTGGACAACCATTATAAAATGACGACCAGTCGTGCGTTAGATCGGGAAATCACCTCACTATATAACGTACATATCATAGCCTGGGACTCTGGGTCTCCCCCCTTGTCAACAAATAAAACTATCCAGATATCGGTTTCTGATGTGAATGACAACGCGCCACAATTTTCCCAATCCTCTTACACATTATATGTGATGGAGAACAACGCTCCGGGTGCTTCTATTTTCACACCGACTGCGTTTGATCCAGATTTGGACCAGAACTCCTACATTTCCTATTCCTTCAGAGGGAATATTCAGGATTCTCTGGAGCCCACTTACCTCCGTATCGACTCGATGAATGGCACCATTTACGCACTGCGCTCCTTTGACTACGAGAAGCTCAAAACCTTCCAGATTCAAGTTCAGGCCCGTGATGCCGGAGCGCCTCCACTAAGTAGCAGCGCCTCGGTGAATGTGATCATCCTGGATCAAAACGACAACACTCCGGTAATTGTTTCGCCTTCAGAACAGAATGGATCACCAGCCGTGCAGATCGTGCCCCAGTCAGCGGGCCAGGGGTACTTGGTTACCAAGATAATGGCAACCGACGCAGATTCTGGTCAGAACGCACGACTCTCTTTCCGGATACTTCAAGCAGCCGATCCCACTCTATTCAGCGTGGGGAGGAGTTCAGGCGAAATCAGAACAACGAGAAGCATTTTGGGCCATGATGATACCTCGCAAACCCTGGTCATTTTGGTGAGTGATAATGGACAACCGAGCCTGTCAAGTACAGCTACAATCCGCATGTCGATTTTGGGCAACGTTAGTGAGAAAATATCTGAAGATATGGATTTGCACAATGACTCTGGTCATTCGTCCGATATAAATCTTTATTTAATTGTCACCTTCGGATCAACTTCGGTTTTGTTCCTGCTGACCATAGTCCTATTGGTTGTATTGAAGTGTAAACACGATGTGGAAGCTGACGGGCGCACAGTTTGTTGTTGCAAGCCAAGGAATTCGAAGGAAGCATTTCCTCGATGTTCTGCGCAGCGAGATCAGTTGAACTGTAGTGCAGCAGGTCAAACTCTGCCCTTCCCTGAGAGTTATCATTACTCGGCTTGCCAGTCACGGGAATCACCCCAGAGTGAATTCCTTTTCCTGAAACCTTACAATCCATCTGCCTCTCAATGGCGATGCTAA
- the LOC129701370 gene encoding LOW QUALITY PROTEIN: protocadherin-10-like (The sequence of the model RefSeq protein was modified relative to this genomic sequence to represent the inferred CDS: deleted 1 base in 1 codon): MANSQSSNALMRLMLIFIFIVCLSNQGLGLIRYSVPEELDYGSSVGNIAENLGLSVEELSARKCHLASADGRRYLEINIQTGVLFVRDRIDREELCEQSPSCTLAFQLILENPLEMYRGEVEIVDINDNSPSFPENAILLQMAESIAPGSRFPLESALDPDVGTNTVNEYIISPNEHFGLKVHARKDTVTAELLLEKSLDREHQASFQLLLTAVDGGNPPRSGTTQINISVLDINDNAPVFEKEIYTARLEENVPVGTLVSKIKAVDLDQGTNAELKYSFLNIVPRRVRELFSLGPETGEIKVQGQLDFEETNSYELDVQVVDNGSPAITGHSKLLIELIDVNDNAPEIKVTSLSGQVSEDAAPGTVVALMDITDRDSGENGQVHCHITMGVPFKIQSSQTNHYKVTTSRALDREITSLYNVHIIAWDSGSPPLSTNKTIQISVSDVNDNAPQFSQSSYTLYVMENNAPGASIFTPTAFDPDLDQNSYISYSFRGNIQDSLEPTYLRIDSMNGTIYALRSFDYEKLKTFQIQVQARDAGAPPLSSSASVNVIILDQNDNTPVIVSPSEQNGSPAVQIVPQSAGQGYLVTKIMATDADSGQNARLSFRILQAAEPPLFSVGRNSGEIRTTRSILDHDDTSQTLVILVSDNGQPSLSSTATIRMSILGNVSEKISEDMELQSDSGHTSDINLYLIVTFGSTSVLFLLTIVFLVVLKCKHDMGIVQTDGCTVCCCKLRNSKEALPRGSTQRDHLNCSTADQTLPFRESYHYSVCLSPESSQSEFLFLKPYSGAVTKGTSHVEPFKFTVITFPDIFLFWRIFSKYYVTFRMANVHGKNALLSFAVIVSALDMVFGQIRYTVPEELERGAEIGNIAEDLGLNVGELLTRRGRLVSGDIKPYAELNLENGGLFVNERMDREKLCGPIPTCILSFQIVIEHSPEIFHGEVEIVDINDNSPSFPEGAVRLQMAESIAAGSRFPLESTLDPDVGVNAVTTYLISRNEHFTLKTETTEEGITIAELLLEKPLDRERQSSFQLVLTAVDGGSPRRSGTARVVITVLDSNDNAPVFDRKLYKASLMENSPSDTAVVTVHASDADEGLNAEVTYSSSSLASLKVQELFNLDQWTGEMRVKGTLDFEGASSYTLGVEAVDKGAPAIAGHCKVQIKVTDVNDNAPEIEVNLVTPKVPENAVSGTLIALINVIDRDSGRNGDVNFQIPVKIPFKLQTSPGNHYKLITNDSLDRETCAVYNIPLLAWDSGSPPRSGNKTIQVWVSDINDNAPRFAQPSYTMYVMENNAPGASIFAVTASDPDLDQNSYVSYAIIESLVEDWPVSSYFNVNPINGTIYALRSFDYENIKHFQIRVQARDAGVPPLSSSATMNVIILDQNDNLPVIVSTSEQSGSTTVEIVPQSAGQGYLVTKIMATDADSGQNARLSFQMQKFTDPSLFNVGRNSGEIRTTRNILESDKARQTLVILVKDNGQPSLSSTVTMFLNIMENISERTTGSSNFVTHPEKNSDLNLYLIVIFGCTSVLFLVTIILLICIKCNQERNVTHDYNPPSCCCSLEDSNDNLRPRAQVKEYFDDTRASAMVCMPDTQHYSVCLTPESAKSDFLFLKPFPTPISQLQC; encoded by the exons ATGGCGAATTCGCAGAGCAGCAACGCCTTGATGCGTCTGATgctgatttttattttcattgtttgCCTATCGAACCAGGGGTTGGGTCTAATTCGGTATTCTGTTCCGGAGGAACTGGACTATGGTTCTTCTGTTGGGAATATTGCCGAAAATTTAGGACTCAGCGTTGAAGAATTATCAGCTCGAAAATGCCATCTGGCATCTGCTGACGGAAGACGGTATTTGGAGATAAATATACAGACCGGCGTTCTATTTGTCAGGGACCGAATAGACAGAGAGGAACTTTGTGAACAAAGCCCTTCCTGTACGCTTGCCTTCCAGTTAATATTAGAAAACCCTCTCGAAATGTACCGGGGTGAGGTGGAGATTGTCGATATAAATGATAATTCGCCTTCTTTCCCAGAGAACGCTATTCTCTTGCAAATGGCCGAATCTATTGCACCGGGCTCTCGTTTCCCACTAGAGAGCGCACTAGATCCAGACGTGGGGACAAATACGGTCAATGAGTATATTATCAGTCCCAATGAGCACTTTGGTTTGAAGGTGCATGCCAGAAAGGATACAGTCACAGCAGAGTTATTGTTGGAGAAATCTTTGGACCGCGAACATCAAGCATCTTTCCAGCTTCTATTGACGGCCGTCGATGGCGGGAACCCTCCGCGATCCGGGACAACTCAAATCAACATCAGTGTATTAGACATCAATGATAATGCACCGGTGTTTGAGAAGGAAATATACACGGCAAGATTGGAAGAAAATGTACCCGTGGGAACCTTGGTGAGCAAAATCAAAGCTGTCGATCTGGACCAAGGTACTAACGCCGAGTTAAAATATTCCTTCCTTAATATTGTCCCACGGAGGGTGCGTGAGTTATTCAGTTTAGGTCCAGAAACTGGAGAGATCAAAGTTCAAGGACAGCTGGATTTTGAAGAGACCAATAGCTATGAACTTGACGTCCAAGTGGTAGATAATGGCTCGCCGGCAATTACAGGACATTCCAAATTGCTGATTGAAttaattgatgtaaatgacaatGCCCCGGAGATAAAGGTCACCTCCCTGTCTGGGCAGGTCTCAGAGGATGCTGCGCCCGGGACGGTGGTGGCTTTGATGGACATTACTGATCGagattctggagaaaacggaCAAGTTCACTGTCACATTACAATGGGCGTTCCCTTTAAAATTCAATCCTCTCAGACCAACCATTATAAAGTCACCACCAGTCGTGCTTTAGATCGGGAAATCACCTCACTATATAACGTACATATCATAGCCTGGGACTCTGGGTCTCCCCCCTTGTCAACAAATAAAACTATCCAGATATCGGTTTCTGATGTGAATGACAACGCGCCACAATTTTCCCAATCCTCTTACACATTATATGTGATGGAGAACAACGCTCCGGGTGCTTCTATTTTCACACCGACTGCGTTTGATCCAGATTTGGACCAGAACTCCTACATTTCCTATTCCTTCAGAGGGAATATTCAGGATTCTCTGGAGCCCACTTACCTCCGTATCGACTCGATGAATGGCACCATTTACGCACTGCGCTCCTTTGACTACGAGAAGCTCAAAACCTTCCAGATTCAAGTTCAGGCCCGTGACGCCGGGGCGCCTCCATTAAGTAGCAGCGCCTCGGTGAATGTAATCATCCTGGATCAAAACGACAACACTCCGGTAATTGTTTCACCTTCAGAACAGAATGGATCACCAGCCGTGCAGATCGTGCCCCAGTCAGCGGGCCAGGGGTACTTGGTCACCAAGATAATGGCAACCGACGCAGATTCTGGTCAGAACGCACGACTCTCTTTCCGGATACTTCAAGCAGCCGAACCCCCTCTATTCAGCGTGGGGCGGAATTCAGGCGAAATCAGAACAACGAGAAGCATTTTAGATCATGATGATACCTCTCAAACCCTGGTCATTTTGGTGAGTGATAATGGACAACCGAGCCTGTCAAGTACAGCTACAATCCGCATGTCGATTTTGGGCAACGTTAGTGAGAAAATATCAGAAGACATGGAGTTGCAAAGTGATTCTGGACATACCTCCGATATAAATCTTTATTTAATTGTCACCTTCGGATCAACTTCGGTTTTGTTCCTTTTGACCATCGTCTTCTTGGTTGTATTGAAGTGTAAACACGATATGGGCATCGTTCAAACTGACGGGTGCACAGTTTGTTGTTGCAAGCTAAGGAATTCGAAGGAAGCCTTACCTCGGGGTTCTACGCAGCGAGATCATTTGAACTGTAGTACAGCGGATCAAACTCTACCCTTCCGTGAGAGTTACCATTACTCGGTTTGTTTGTCACCGGAATCATCCCAGAGCGAATTTCTTTTCTTGAAACCCTACAGTGGAGCCGTGACTAAAGGCACTT CTCACGTGGAGCCTTTCAAGTTCACAGTGATCACTTTTCCTGATATCTTCCTATTTTGGAGAATCTTCAGCAAATATTATGTTACTTTTAG AATGGCGAATGTGCACGGCAAGAACGCCCTGCTGTCTTTCGCTGTAATTGTCAGTGCATTAGACATG GTTTTCGGACAGATTCGCTACACGGTTCCCGAAGAGCTGGAACGAGGAGCAGAGATCGGTAACATCGCTGAAGATTTGGGTTTGAACGTTGGAGAATTGCTGACTCGCAGAGGCCGGCTTGTCTCCGGCGATATTAAGCCATACGCGGAGTTAAATTTAGAGAATGGGGGTTTGTTTGTCAACGAGAGGATGGATAGAGAGAAGCTTTGTGGACCAATCCCTACCTGTATTCTTTCGTTTCAAATTGTGATTGAGCATTCGCCAGAAATATTCCACGGTGAAGTGGAGATTGTCGATATAAACGATAATTCGCCCAGTTTCCCGGAAGGCGCCGTTCGCTTGCAGATGGCTGAATCCATTGCAGCAGGCTCTCGCTTTCCGCTAGAGAGCACCCTCGATCCGGACGTGGGGGTAAATGCAGTCACCACTTACTTGATCAGCCGTAATGAACACTTTACCCTGAAAACGGAGACCACGGAAGAGGGCATTACAATTGCGGAGTTATTATTGGAGAAACCCTTGGATCGTGAGAGACAGTCATCTTTTCAGTTGGTGCTGACCGCCGTTGACGGAGGAAGCCCTCGGAGGTCCGGGACAGCTCGGGTTGTCATTACTGTGTTGGACAGCAACGATAACGCGCCGGTTTTCGATCGGAAGCTGTACAAAGCCAGCCTGATGGAAAACTCACCCAGTGACACCGCTGTGGTCACTGTGCACGCCTCGGATGCAGATGAAGGCCTGAACGCAGAGGTAACATATTCTTCCAGCAGCCTCGCTTCACTGAAAGTGCAAGAATTGTTCAATTTGGATCAGTGGACAGGAGAGATGAGAGTTAAAGGAACGCTCGACTTCGAAGGAGCAAGCAGCTACACTCTGGGCGTTGAAGCTGTGGACAAAGGTGCGCCAGCTATTGCAGGGCACTGCAAAGTCCAGATCAAAGTAACTGATGTAAATGATAACGCGCCGGAAATAGAAGTGAATTTAGTGACACCCAAGGTTCCAGAGAATGCCGTGAGCGGGACACTGATCGCACTGATCAATGTCATCGATCGCGATTCTGGACGGAATGGAGACGTGAACTTTCAGATTCCAGTGAAAATTCCCTTTAAGTTGCAGACATCTCCCGGTAATCATTATAAACTAATTACCAATGACTCGTTAGACCGTGAAACTTGTGCAGTATACAATATTCCTCTGTTAGCCTGGGATTCGGGGTCTCCGCCGAGATCAGGAAATAAAACTATCCAGGTGTGGGTTTCCGATATAAATGATAACGCCCCCAGGTTTGCCCAACCCTCCTACACCATGTACGTGATGGAGAACAACGCTCCTGGTGCTTCTATTTTCGCAGTAACTGCTTCAGATCCTGATTTGGACCAGAACTCGTATGTTTCTTATGCTATTATAGAGAGCCTTGTCGAAGACTGGCCGGTGTCAAGCTATTTCAACGTTAATCCCATAAATGGTACTATTTACGCGCTGCGCTCTTTTGACTACGAGAATATAAAACACTTCCAGATCCGCGTACAAGCCCGTGACGCCGGGGTACCCCCGCTAAGCAGCAGCGCCACAATGAATGTGATCATCCTGGATCAAAATGACAACCTGCCGGTAATTGTTTCAACTTCAGAACAGAGTGGATCAACAACAGTGGAGATCGTGCCTCAGTCAGCGGGCCAAGGGTACTTGGTCACCAAGATAATGGCAACTGATGCAGATTCTGGTCAGAATGCGCGGCTCTCCTTCCAAATGCAGAAATTTACTGATCCCAGTTTATTCAATGTTGGGCGAAACTCGGGTGAAATTAGAACAACTCGGAATATTTTGGAGTCCGATAAAGCCAGACAAACTCTCGTCATCTTAGTTAAGGACAATGGGCAACCCAGCCTTTCCAGCACGGTTACAATGTTCCTTAACATTATGGAGAACATTTCTGAAAGAACCACTGGAAGCAGTAATTTTGTAACGCATCCCGAAAAAAATTCTGATCTTAATCTATATTTAATCGTCATTTTCGGTTGCACTTCCGTCCTGTTTCTTGTGACCATCATTCTGTTGATTTGCATCAAGTGTAACCAAGAGAGAAATGTCACCCATGATTACAATCCTCCCAGTTGTTGCTGCAGCCTGGAAGATTCGAACGACAACTTACGTCCAAGAGCCCAAGTGAAGGAATACTTCGATGATACCAGGGCAAGCGCGATGGTCTGCATGCCAGACACTCAACACTATTCTGTTTGCTTGACTCCAGAATCAGCGAAGAGTGATTTCCTTTTTTTGAAGCCATTCCCAACGCCGATATCTCAGCTCCAGTGTTAA